Proteins from a single region of Desulfovibrio sp. Huiquan2017:
- a CDS encoding MarR family transcriptional regulator — protein MRNTDNSHDSIHRDTFNGLTALMRQFAVVDSLMGKILKQIALSGRESPLCDLSLAEIHFLSAVAEFAPINGTMLTQKIGLTKGGVSKMAARLASKGMIESERIEGNKKSQYYVLTADGEFACDVHTALHDIANNKIISSLSRYDVDELTAFNKVLNTLSTAIKESSEDVSANFRKYLADDGIHID, from the coding sequence ATGCGAAATACGGACAATTCCCACGATTCAATCCACCGCGACACGTTCAATGGGCTCACGGCGCTGATGCGCCAATTCGCCGTTGTGGACTCCCTGATGGGAAAAATCCTCAAACAGATAGCCCTGTCCGGGAGAGAATCTCCCCTCTGCGACCTCTCGCTTGCGGAAATCCATTTTCTTTCGGCGGTAGCCGAGTTCGCTCCCATCAATGGGACCATGCTGACGCAAAAGATAGGCCTGACCAAAGGCGGCGTCTCGAAGATGGCCGCCCGCCTGGCAAGCAAGGGGATGATTGAATCCGAAAGAATCGAGGGAAACAAGAAATCGCAATACTACGTTCTCACGGCGGATGGCGAATTCGCTTGCGACGTACACACCGCGTTACACGACATCGCAAACAACAAGATCATTTCGTCTCTGTCGCGATATGACGTTGACGAATTGACGGCTTTCAACAAGGTGCTGAACACCCTCTCGACCGCCATCAAGGAATCTTCCGAGGATGTCTCCGCCAACTTCAGGAAGTATCTGGCCGACGACGGCATCCATATCGATTAG
- a CDS encoding 2-amino-3,7-dideoxy-D-threo-hept-6-ulosonate synthase, which translates to MHLGKAIRMERIMNRNNGRTIVVPLDHGVTVGPIYGIVDLRETVNQVAEGGANAVLMHKGIPRCSHRAGGKDIGLIIHLSASTSLSPHPNAKTMVGSVTDALKLGADAVSIHVNLGDETEPQMLSDLGALCSEANEWGMPVLAMMYARGPKIKNEYDPQIVAHCARVGVELGADIVKVNYTGDPETFSRVVEGCCVPVVIAGGPKLDSERDLVQMVHDSIQAGGSGLSVGRNIFQHPNPAKIVAALNKVVHQDWTVEAAMELL; encoded by the coding sequence ATGCATCTCGGGAAAGCCATTCGGATGGAACGCATCATGAACCGCAACAACGGCCGGACCATCGTGGTCCCCTTGGACCACGGGGTAACCGTGGGCCCCATCTACGGCATCGTGGACCTACGCGAGACCGTCAACCAGGTGGCCGAGGGCGGGGCCAACGCCGTGCTCATGCACAAAGGCATTCCCCGCTGTTCCCACCGCGCGGGCGGCAAGGACATCGGTTTGATCATCCACCTGTCCGCATCCACATCCCTGTCGCCCCACCCCAACGCCAAGACCATGGTAGGCTCGGTCACCGACGCCCTCAAACTCGGCGCGGACGCCGTATCCATACACGTCAACCTCGGCGATGAAACCGAACCGCAGATGCTCTCCGACCTCGGCGCGCTCTGCTCCGAAGCCAACGAATGGGGCATGCCGGTCCTGGCGATGATGTATGCACGCGGTCCCAAGATCAAAAACGAATACGATCCACAGATAGTGGCCCACTGCGCCCGCGTGGGCGTGGAACTCGGCGCGGACATCGTCAAGGTCAACTACACCGGCGACCCCGAGACCTTCTCCCGCGTGGTTGAAGGGTGCTGCGTGCCCGTGGTCATCGCGGGCGGCCCCAAGCTCGACTCCGAACGCGACCTCGTCCAGATGGTCCACGACTCCATCCAGGCGGGCGGCTCCGGCCTGTCCGTGGGCCGAAACATCTTCCAGCATCCCAACCCGGCCAAAATCGTGGCCGCCCTGAACAAGGTCGTCCACCAGGACTGGACCGTCGAAGCCGCCATGGAGCTGCTCTAA
- the mltC gene encoding membrane-bound lytic murein transglycosylase MltC: MTRIISILALLCLLVSCSRYDALRIARAAATGNPAAAAESLARNKAIGYASNPAALGNDLKNFQKLVEDFIKTVGGVWGADNVRVPAPKQYVKYTENYLSRASVDFDTGEIVVETVADKEPLKSLRNAIVTTLLTPGDPRAVDLYSAKTIKLGETPFLFGEVKDADGKDIRWAWRAERYADHLIANALKTRKVEGRTARSVTFHMVGDHLNVRAAKYRELVAKNAKRFKVSRNLIYAIMKVESDFNPFAVSGASAVGLMQVVPSTAGSDVYRLLHGKAGQPSRGDLFEPPTNITYGTAYLHLLDTRFLSAITNPVSREYCVIAGYNGGAGGVLQTFDTDKTRAAGKINALQPAGVYAKLRRELPFEETRRYLGKVLEAKKQFVNF, translated from the coding sequence ATGACACGAATCATTTCCATTCTGGCCCTGCTCTGCCTGCTCGTCTCCTGTTCCCGATACGATGCCTTGCGCATCGCCCGCGCCGCCGCCACGGGCAACCCGGCGGCCGCGGCCGAATCCCTGGCCCGGAACAAGGCCATCGGTTACGCGAGCAACCCCGCAGCCCTGGGCAACGACCTGAAAAACTTCCAAAAGCTCGTGGAAGACTTCATCAAGACCGTCGGCGGCGTCTGGGGCGCGGACAACGTCCGGGTACCCGCGCCCAAACAATACGTCAAGTACACGGAGAACTATCTTTCCAGGGCCAGCGTGGATTTCGACACCGGGGAAATCGTGGTCGAGACCGTGGCCGACAAGGAACCGCTCAAAAGCCTGCGCAACGCCATCGTGACCACCCTGCTCACGCCCGGCGACCCGCGCGCCGTGGACCTTTATTCGGCCAAGACCATCAAACTCGGGGAGACCCCATTCCTGTTCGGTGAGGTCAAGGACGCGGATGGCAAGGACATCCGCTGGGCATGGCGGGCCGAGCGATATGCCGATCACCTCATCGCGAACGCCCTCAAGACGCGCAAAGTCGAGGGCCGGACCGCCCGTTCCGTCACCTTTCACATGGTCGGGGACCATCTCAACGTGCGTGCGGCCAAATACCGGGAATTGGTGGCAAAAAACGCCAAACGGTTCAAGGTCAGCCGAAATCTGATCTACGCCATCATGAAGGTCGAATCGGACTTCAACCCGTTCGCGGTGAGCGGGGCTTCGGCCGTGGGGCTGATGCAGGTGGTCCCATCCACGGCAGGCAGCGACGTATACCGGCTGCTGCACGGCAAGGCCGGACAGCCCTCGCGCGGGGACCTGTTCGAGCCGCCGACCAATATCACCTACGGCACGGCCTACCTGCACCTCCTGGACACCCGCTTCCTGAGCGCCATCACCAACCCCGTATCGCGTGAATACTGCGTCATCGCCGGATACAACGGCGGCGCGGGCGGAGTACTCCAAACCTTCGACACGGACAAAACCCGGGCGGCGGGGAAGATCAACGCCCTGCAACCTGCGGGCGTGTACGCAAAGCTGCGCAGGGAGCTTCCCTTCGAAGAAACCCGGCGCTACCTTGGCAAGGTTCTTGAAGCCAAGAAGCAATTCGTCAACTTCTAG
- a CDS encoding cyclase family protein — MQRIDLTLPLDNAAITAVESFTAKNRHVPKVDYFGHLGTHLDLMGKTYPDAYFTLSGQVFDVRSVADRDIEADDIDLARVRERDFIFFLSGCLASHPYASKEYLSAPIQLSWDLIARLLERKVAMIGIDFAGVRRSKEHREADMLCADAGTFVVENVFALESLAAEAGRDAFVVHCYPMRLVDATGLPCRVIAEV, encoded by the coding sequence ATGCAGCGCATCGATTTGACATTGCCGCTTGATAATGCGGCGATTACGGCCGTGGAGTCTTTCACAGCAAAAAACAGACATGTTCCGAAGGTGGACTATTTCGGGCATCTCGGCACCCATCTGGACTTGATGGGCAAGACGTATCCCGATGCGTATTTTACGCTTTCCGGACAAGTCTTCGACGTGCGTTCCGTCGCGGATCGGGACATCGAGGCGGACGACATCGACCTGGCCCGCGTTCGGGAAAGGGATTTCATCTTTTTCCTCAGCGGATGCCTGGCGTCCCATCCCTATGCGTCGAAAGAGTATCTGTCCGCGCCGATCCAGTTGTCGTGGGATCTGATCGCCAGATTGCTGGAGAGAAAGGTCGCCATGATCGGCATAGACTTTGCCGGAGTGCGCAGGTCAAAAGAACATCGCGAAGCGGATATGCTGTGCGCGGATGCCGGCACCTTCGTGGTGGAGAACGTGTTTGCGCTTGAAAGCCTTGCCGCCGAAGCGGGGCGCGATGCGTTCGTGGTGCATTGCTATCCCATGCGGCTTGTTGACGCCACGGGCCTGCCGTGCCGGGTCATTGCGGAAGTATAA
- a CDS encoding putative nucleotidyltransferase substrate binding domain-containing protein → MEDNLNGKGPVNGDFGVPEGLLDELRLMAREGRLAAVRRTRLELVEEWLDRGASAEIACKRLTRFNHDVISAVLEAHIAEYPWLAQCAFMEFGSGGREEMVPGSDQDNGLLVPVAVDEAELDACTQSIVVALDGAGLPLCDGGVMVSNPEWRGNFDAWLARLTGWLSNPAEKGPWQSGLILDFRAVFGAGDEVRRMRERLWEYVRTKPIALSLLVRELTDYRLPLTLFGAFVTERDGPWHGFLNIKKSVLAHLTNSARILALKYGVRPHNTCDRIRALGGAGHIDGHHARALLGGWEYLQRKRLDIGLECDRSGLPPHNYVNPAALDQGERVRLKAAIHAVEKLVRLVQAGSGL, encoded by the coding sequence TTGGAGGATAACTTGAACGGCAAGGGGCCCGTGAACGGCGATTTCGGCGTCCCGGAAGGTCTCTTGGACGAATTGCGGCTCATGGCCCGCGAGGGTAGGCTGGCGGCGGTGCGCCGGACGCGGCTCGAACTGGTCGAGGAATGGCTCGATCGGGGAGCGTCCGCCGAGATCGCATGCAAGCGGCTGACCCGGTTCAACCACGACGTGATTTCCGCCGTGCTTGAGGCCCACATTGCGGAATATCCATGGCTCGCCCAATGCGCCTTCATGGAATTCGGCTCTGGCGGCCGGGAAGAGATGGTGCCGGGGTCGGACCAGGACAACGGCCTGCTCGTGCCTGTCGCGGTGGACGAAGCGGAGCTGGACGCCTGCACCCAGTCCATCGTCGTTGCCCTGGATGGGGCCGGGCTGCCCCTGTGTGACGGCGGGGTCATGGTCAGCAATCCCGAATGGCGTGGAAATTTCGACGCCTGGCTGGCCCGGCTGACCGGCTGGTTGTCCAATCCGGCGGAAAAGGGACCATGGCAATCCGGGCTGATTCTCGACTTTCGGGCCGTGTTCGGGGCAGGCGACGAGGTCCGGCGCATGCGCGAGCGGCTTTGGGAATACGTGCGCACCAAGCCCATCGCCCTGTCCCTGCTGGTCCGCGAACTGACCGACTATCGGCTGCCCCTGACCTTGTTCGGAGCGTTCGTCACCGAGCGCGACGGCCCGTGGCACGGGTTCCTGAATATCAAGAAGTCGGTCCTGGCCCACCTGACCAACAGCGCGCGCATCCTGGCCCTCAAATACGGTGTGCGCCCGCACAATACCTGCGATCGCATCCGCGCCCTGGGTGGGGCTGGGCATATCGACGGACATCACGCCCGGGCTTTGTTGGGTGGCTGGGAATATCTGCAACGCAAGCGGCTCGATATAGGCCTGGAATGCGACCGGTCCGGGCTGCCGCCGCACAACTACGTCAACCCCGCAGCCTTGGATCAGGGGGAGCGCGTCCGGCTCAAGGCGGCCATCCACGCGGTGGAAAAGCTCGTTCGCTTGGTCCAGGCCGGTTCCGGCCTTTGA
- a CDS encoding IS1595 family transposase, with product MHNQHFLLEAQARKISLPEVAEWDDETVRATFQELRWPETDGESVCPECGCVDPHYYLQTRKQWRCKGCGHTFSLTSGTWLASTKLPLKKILMGIVALANAVKGMSALQLMRHMNVQYKTAYVFYHRLREALYAARPEFPAWTGKVEIDGAYLHSSTRLSNRAKDRKTLSKKSPKPSKCILVLRQRGNPGEGAIRTLTYVIDTENSADIMDIVEQQLVKGSEVITDQHGSYTDLMAYFDHTQVNHDIEFVGPSGENTNQAESYFSRLRRFIRGQVHHLSVEYLDLYANEIAYREDVRRWNNRRTSFDMITKLLTLVKSKPRFRGYWDRTSRSGDAQPSLALAACPFNAHSDSPDSVLPTWIVIRYRISARFTCGR from the coding sequence ATGCATAATCAACACTTCCTGCTTGAAGCGCAGGCACGCAAAATATCCCTTCCGGAAGTCGCGGAATGGGATGACGAAACGGTTCGCGCCACGTTCCAGGAACTACGGTGGCCCGAGACCGACGGGGAATCTGTATGCCCTGAATGTGGGTGTGTTGATCCCCACTACTACCTGCAAACCAGGAAACAATGGCGGTGCAAGGGGTGCGGCCACACCTTCTCCTTGACCAGCGGCACCTGGCTGGCATCCACCAAGCTGCCCTTGAAGAAGATCCTTATGGGCATCGTGGCTCTGGCCAATGCGGTCAAGGGGATGTCGGCCTTGCAGCTCATGCGTCACATGAACGTCCAGTACAAGACGGCCTATGTATTCTACCATCGTTTGCGAGAAGCCTTATATGCGGCGCGGCCTGAGTTCCCGGCATGGACCGGGAAGGTCGAAATCGATGGGGCGTATCTCCACTCCTCCACCCGGCTTTCCAATCGCGCAAAGGACCGCAAAACACTGTCCAAGAAGTCTCCGAAGCCATCCAAATGCATCTTGGTGCTTCGCCAGCGGGGCAACCCCGGCGAGGGGGCCATACGCACCCTGACCTATGTCATCGACACGGAGAACTCGGCTGACATCATGGATATCGTGGAGCAGCAACTGGTGAAGGGATCGGAAGTGATCACGGACCAACATGGTTCCTATACGGATTTGATGGCATATTTCGACCACACCCAGGTCAACCATGACATCGAGTTCGTCGGCCCCAGCGGGGAGAACACCAACCAGGCCGAATCCTATTTCAGCCGTCTACGCCGCTTCATCCGTGGGCAGGTCCATCATCTCAGCGTGGAATATCTGGACCTGTATGCCAATGAAATCGCCTACCGGGAAGATGTCAGGCGCTGGAACAACCGGCGTACGTCCTTCGACATGATCACCAAGCTCCTCACCCTTGTGAAGTCAAAGCCCCGGTTCCGGGGCTATTGGGACCGGACAAGCCGCAGCGGCGATGCACAGCCGTCCTTGGCCCTGGCGGCCTGCCCCTTCAACGCCCACAGCGATTCGCCGGATTCCGTCTTGCCGACCTGGATCGTGATCCGGTACCGCATCAGTGCCCGCTTCACGTGCGGACGGTAA
- a CDS encoding cation acetate symporter, translated as MELGYQIPVTALLLIGCMLAFTVVTTFMFRSQKTSADYYLAGRKVNSFINASAISSDYLSAASFLGVAGVAFLFGFDGIIYALGFFVGYIALLLFLASPLRKFGRYTVPDFVSERFHSKPARVLGVIGVLFISLFYMAPQMLGAGKVMGLLLNLDYSTSIIIIACIITFYVTVGGMKATTVNQLVQFWILFGAMFLLAFIPFMIKGYTYTDVVNFLHEFKGPTPITGKEFDGAAYTDPAYWLTSLKDTLSLLLALMFGTAGLPHILVRFYTAPDGKAARRTVIYVLLLIGMFYIMSPYVGHVIRYVFLQGDALGVSPHLMQWLADNGKNLAVPVAGSHFGGQVLLGIVVAGAFAAILSTVAGLIIACAGAIGHDLVVNVFNPDMPERSRVKVARIASICVGLLGIPLGFWAESMQIAILVGLAFAIAASTFFPVLVMGVWWPKMTKGGACAGLVTGIIGSFFMILGKSMLPHFLQYNNPGGFVMILTFIAIYAVSKMEYAAKGEAALPPDTMEVMALLHGPERA; from the coding sequence ATGGAACTCGGATATCAGATACCGGTCACGGCCCTGTTGCTCATCGGCTGCATGCTGGCCTTCACGGTGGTCACCACCTTCATGTTCCGGAGCCAGAAAACCTCGGCCGACTATTATCTGGCCGGACGCAAGGTCAATTCGTTCATCAACGCCTCGGCCATTTCCTCGGACTACCTGTCCGCCGCCTCCTTCCTCGGCGTGGCGGGCGTGGCCTTCCTGTTCGGCTTCGACGGTATCATCTACGCGCTGGGCTTCTTCGTGGGATACATCGCCCTGCTCCTCTTTCTGGCCAGCCCCCTGCGCAAGTTCGGGCGCTACACCGTGCCCGACTTCGTCTCGGAGCGGTTCCACTCCAAGCCCGCCCGCGTGCTCGGCGTGATCGGCGTGCTGTTCATCTCCCTCTTTTACATGGCCCCGCAAATGCTCGGCGCGGGCAAGGTCATGGGTCTGCTGCTCAATCTGGACTACTCCACGTCGATCATCATCATCGCCTGCATCATCACCTTCTACGTTACCGTGGGCGGCATGAAGGCCACCACCGTCAACCAGCTGGTCCAGTTCTGGATCCTGTTCGGAGCCATGTTCCTGTTGGCCTTCATCCCCTTCATGATCAAGGGCTACACCTACACGGACGTGGTCAACTTCCTGCATGAATTCAAGGGCCCGACGCCCATCACCGGCAAGGAATTCGACGGCGCGGCCTACACCGATCCCGCCTATTGGCTGACCAGCCTCAAGGACACCCTGTCCCTGCTGCTTGCGCTGATGTTCGGCACCGCCGGGCTGCCGCACATCCTGGTGCGTTTCTACACCGCCCCGGACGGCAAGGCCGCGCGCAGGACCGTCATCTATGTGCTCCTGCTCATCGGCATGTTCTACATCATGAGTCCCTACGTGGGCCACGTCATCCGCTATGTCTTCCTGCAAGGCGACGCGCTCGGCGTGTCCCCGCACCTCATGCAGTGGCTGGCCGACAACGGCAAGAACCTGGCCGTGCCCGTGGCGGGCTCCCACTTCGGCGGACAGGTCCTGCTCGGCATCGTGGTGGCCGGAGCCTTCGCCGCCATCCTGTCCACCGTGGCCGGGCTGATCATCGCCTGCGCCGGGGCCATCGGCCACGACCTGGTGGTCAATGTCTTCAATCCGGACATGCCCGAACGCTCCCGCGTCAAGGTCGCCCGCATCGCCTCCATCTGCGTGGGCCTGCTCGGCATCCCGCTGGGCTTCTGGGCCGAATCCATGCAGATCGCCATCCTCGTGGGGTTGGCCTTCGCCATCGCCGCCTCGACCTTTTTCCCGGTCCTGGTCATGGGCGTGTGGTGGCCGAAGATGACCAAGGGCGGAGCCTGCGCAGGCCTGGTCACCGGCATCATCGGCTCGTTCTTCATGATCCTCGGCAAATCCATGCTGCCGCACTTCCTCCAGTACAACAATCCCGGCGGATTCGTCATGATCCTGACCTTCATCGCCATCTACGCGGTCTCCAAAATGGAATACGCCGCCAAGGGCGAAGCCGCCCTGCCGCCCGACACCATGGAAGTCATGGCCCTGCTTCACGGTCCGGAAAGAGCGTAA
- a CDS encoding Hpt domain-containing protein translates to MPTHPEVERIPPDLEQLLDRFFAVSRDDLQRMRNALHVRDFETLVRLGHTARGTGGGYGFKGMGRIGHDIELAAQKGDSDALAKHMDTLAHYLDTVQVEFDG, encoded by the coding sequence ATGCCTACCCATCCGGAGGTCGAGCGGATACCGCCCGATCTGGAACAATTGCTGGATCGATTTTTTGCCGTGTCCCGAGATGATCTCCAACGGATGCGCAACGCCTTGCATGTCCGGGATTTCGAAACCCTGGTCCGCCTGGGCCACACCGCGCGCGGGACCGGCGGCGGTTACGGTTTCAAGGGGATGGGCCGCATCGGACACGACATCGAACTGGCCGCCCAGAAAGGCGATTCCGACGCTCTGGCAAAGCATATGGATACCCTCGCCCATTACCTCGATACCGTCCAGGTCGAATTCGACGGCTAG
- a CDS encoding nucleoside recognition domain-containing protein, translating to MTKLFTTLKAIFHETVDACLQLFKIMIPVLVLVKVLQEFGLIRYLAWPLEPIMGALGLPAEMGLVWATTLINNIYTGMIVLTSLIGDVHLTAAQATVLGVLMLVAHGLPVETAIADRSGARFLFQCFVRMTGAFVLAWLLHLIYSASGTLSGPAVMLFQTDPTAGTGSIASWALGQIRNLASIFCIIFALISIMRVLGAIGAIDLMNRILKPVLDLIGIGPKASAITVIGLTMGLSYGGGLIISEARNGSLGKEDIFYSLTFMGLCHSLIEDTLLIILIGGHLSGVLWGRLIFAILAMTIIVQIVRRVPERARTAYLWTGK from the coding sequence GTGACGAAACTCTTCACGACGTTGAAGGCCATCTTCCACGAGACCGTGGACGCCTGCCTGCAATTGTTCAAAATCATGATTCCGGTGCTCGTCCTGGTCAAGGTTCTCCAGGAGTTTGGCCTGATCCGGTATCTGGCCTGGCCCCTGGAACCCATCATGGGCGCGCTCGGTCTGCCCGCCGAGATGGGACTAGTCTGGGCCACCACCCTGATCAACAACATCTACACCGGCATGATCGTCCTGACCTCGCTCATCGGCGATGTCCATCTGACCGCCGCCCAGGCCACGGTGCTCGGCGTGCTTATGCTCGTGGCCCACGGTCTGCCGGTGGAAACCGCCATCGCCGACCGTTCCGGAGCCCGCTTCCTCTTTCAATGTTTCGTGCGCATGACCGGAGCTTTCGTCCTGGCCTGGCTGCTTCACCTGATCTATTCGGCTTCCGGCACCCTGAGCGGTCCGGCGGTCATGCTCTTCCAGACCGACCCCACGGCCGGGACCGGCTCCATCGCCTCCTGGGCCCTGGGCCAAATCCGAAACCTGGCGTCCATCTTCTGCATCATCTTCGCCCTGATCTCCATCATGCGCGTCCTCGGCGCCATCGGGGCCATCGACCTCATGAACCGCATCCTCAAACCCGTGCTCGACCTCATCGGCATCGGGCCCAAAGCCTCGGCCATCACGGTCATCGGGCTGACCATGGGACTTTCCTACGGAGGCGGGCTGATCATCAGCGAGGCCCGCAACGGGAGCCTGGGCAAGGAGGACATCTTCTATTCCCTGACCTTCATGGGCTTGTGCCATTCGCTCATCGAGGATACGCTGCTGATCATACTTATAGGCGGGCACCTGAGCGGCGTGCTCTGGGGGCGGCTCATTTTCGCCATACTGGCCATGACCATCATCGTCCAGATCGTCCGCCGCGTGCCAGAACGCGCCCGCACCGCATACCTGTGGACCGGAAAATAA
- a CDS encoding glycosyltransferase family 9 protein: protein MNVLIINLTRFGDLIQTQPVITGFKERGCRVGLVCLANFVSAATLLRDVDRVFAFPGAGLLSGLDRDWRLAVRDLDGFRRGVLDAFAPDEIVNLTPSVASRLLAYGLTPESGRTTGFTVDELGFNADTSSWAAFLQMAGANRGASPFNVCDLFRRAAGLGHGGNGLILADPGDEALGRADELLAGHAGAEGFVALQLGASEERRRWPVEYFIATARMLFECDGLVPVLLGTEGETGLGARFAEGADFPFIDCMGKTSLTELAGVLVRCRALLTNDTGTMHLAAGLGVPLCAVFLATAQPWDTGPYRAGNICLEPDMDCHPCGFGKSCPHGEACRRSVTPETMYACVHAQISGGEPGPVTGARIWRTRTGEDGLMELESLSGHDGTDRALWIGLQRAHFSAFLDGRPDAGRTGLGARLSPAMRQELFKTLTSARDMLFLLSQQGALLRVNPRPQAKAKFLASWQRVQNILSSNNSLNILALLWMFESQRQGDHLASLLAVAERHSGLLGGLLADLD, encoded by the coding sequence GTGAACGTCCTGATCATCAATTTGACTCGCTTCGGCGATTTAATCCAGACCCAGCCCGTGATCACCGGTTTCAAGGAGCGGGGGTGCAGGGTGGGGCTGGTCTGCCTGGCCAATTTCGTCTCGGCGGCCACCCTGCTGCGGGACGTGGACCGGGTTTTCGCCTTTCCTGGCGCGGGGCTGTTGTCCGGGCTGGACCGGGACTGGCGGCTGGCCGTGCGCGATCTCGATGGGTTCCGCCGGGGGGTGCTCGACGCCTTCGCTCCCGATGAAATCGTGAACCTGACGCCGTCGGTGGCCTCGCGTCTCCTGGCTTACGGCCTGACTCCGGAGTCGGGCCGGACCACGGGATTCACCGTGGACGAGCTCGGCTTCAACGCGGATACCTCCTCCTGGGCGGCTTTTTTGCAAATGGCCGGGGCCAACCGGGGGGCCAGCCCGTTCAACGTCTGCGATCTCTTTCGGCGGGCCGCCGGGTTGGGGCATGGGGGCAACGGCCTGATCTTGGCCGATCCCGGCGACGAGGCCTTGGGCCGGGCGGATGAACTGCTGGCCGGGCACGCCGGGGCGGAGGGATTCGTCGCCCTGCAACTGGGGGCCAGCGAGGAGCGCCGCCGTTGGCCCGTGGAATATTTCATTGCAACCGCCCGTATGCTTTTCGAGTGCGACGGCCTGGTGCCGGTTCTGCTCGGAACCGAGGGCGAAACCGGGCTCGGCGCGCGTTTCGCAGAGGGCGCGGATTTTCCGTTCATCGACTGCATGGGCAAGACCTCCCTGACCGAACTGGCCGGGGTCCTGGTCCGGTGTCGGGCCTTGTTGACCAACGACACCGGAACCATGCACCTGGCCGCTGGGCTGGGGGTGCCTCTGTGCGCGGTTTTTTTGGCCACGGCCCAGCCTTGGGATACCGGGCCCTACCGGGCGGGAAATATCTGCCTGGAGCCGGACATGGATTGCCATCCGTGCGGATTCGGCAAGTCCTGCCCCCATGGGGAAGCCTGCCGCCGGTCCGTGACCCCGGAAACCATGTACGCCTGCGTCCATGCCCAGATTTCCGGCGGCGAGCCCGGCCCGGTGACCGGCGCACGCATCTGGCGCACGCGCACCGGCGAGGATGGGCTCATGGAACTCGAGTCCCTGTCCGGGCACGACGGTACGGACAGAGCCCTGTGGATCGGATTGCAGCGGGCGCACTTCAGCGCATTTTTGGACGGCAGGCCGGACGCGGGCCGGACAGGCCTGGGCGCACGGCTGAGTCCGGCCATGCGGCAGGAGTTGTTCAAAACTTTGACGAGCGCGCGGGACATGCTCTTTTTGCTCTCCCAGCAGGGCGCGTTGTTGCGCGTCAATCCACGACCCCAGGCGAAGGCCAAGTTCCTGGCTTCCTGGCAACGTGTGCAAAACATCTTGTCTTCGAATAATTCTTTGAATATATTGGCATTATTGTGGATGTTCGAAAGTCAGCGTCAAGGTGACCATCTCGCCTCGCTTCTGGCTGTGGCCGAGCGTCATTCCGGGCTGCTCGGCGGGTTGCTCGCCGATTTGGACTGA
- a CDS encoding Rid family detoxifying hydrolase: protein MSDIQLVHTDKAPAAVGPYSQASAVNGTLYVSGQLGIIPAEGKLAEGFQAQTRQALENIKTILEEAGSSLNKVLAVDVFIMDMSRFAELNAIYAEYFPEHKPARAAVQVAALPLGGLVEFKCVAVID from the coding sequence ATGTCCGATATCCAACTCGTCCATACCGACAAGGCCCCGGCCGCCGTGGGTCCTTACTCTCAAGCCTCCGCCGTGAACGGTACCCTGTACGTGTCCGGGCAACTCGGCATCATCCCGGCCGAAGGCAAGCTGGCCGAGGGTTTCCAAGCCCAAACCCGCCAGGCCCTGGAAAACATCAAAACCATCCTCGAAGAGGCCGGATCCTCCCTGAACAAGGTCCTGGCCGTGGACGTGTTCATCATGGACATGAGCCGGTTCGCCGAGCTGAACGCCATCTATGCCGAGTATTTTCCCGAACACAAGCCCGCCCGCGCCGCCGTGCAGGTGGCCGCCCTGCCCCTGGGCGGCCTGGTCGAGTTCAAGTGCGTGGCCGTCATCGACTGA
- a CDS encoding barstar family protein, whose amino-acid sequence MIKVILNGKKMLTRQTLHAELKEKLDLPDYYGANLDALWDCLTGWIDTPSHIVWEDASVTKEVIPEYFKRTLSVFREAEKEGFVVLTITN is encoded by the coding sequence ATGATCAAAGTAATACTAAATGGAAAGAAGATGTTAACGCGTCAGACACTTCATGCAGAACTTAAGGAAAAACTGGATTTACCTGATTACTACGGGGCAAATCTGGATGCCTTGTGGGATTGCTTAACAGGTTGGATAGATACTCCATCCCACATTGTTTGGGAGGATGCCTCAGTAACCAAAGAAGTAATCCCTGAGTATTTCAAAAGGACACTCAGCGTATTTAGGGAGGCTGAGAAAGAAGGCTTTGTAGTTTTGACAATAACGAATTGA